The proteins below come from a single Triticum aestivum cultivar Chinese Spring chromosome 5D, IWGSC CS RefSeq v2.1, whole genome shotgun sequence genomic window:
- the LOC123120762 gene encoding RING-H2 finger protein ATL74-like has product MVRPDSEAPAPSVAYGGSGGAAAPAGTRADSSFETNVVIILAALFFGLLLIIALNSLARCALRYVGRGAAPAAGEGRASARVTCSGSGIKRRVLRSLPVEVYGSGEDIDDVCAICLSEFMDGEKVRVLPLCGHGFHVRCVDAWLVSRGSCPTCRQPVIEGAPAKAAETNTVITVVIV; this is encoded by the coding sequence ATGGTTCGTCCTGATTCGGAGGCGCCGGCGCCGAGCGTTGCCTACGGAGGCAGCGGAGGCGCCGCGGCTCCGGCGGGGACGAGGGCAGACTCGTCTTTCGagaccaacgtggtgatcatcctGGCCGCGCTCTTCTTCGGGCTGCTCCTCATAATCGCACTCAACTCGCTGGCGCGGTGCGCGCTCCGGTACGTGGGGCGCGGGGCCGCGCCCGCTGCCGGCGAGGGGCGGGCGTCGGCGCGGGTGACCTGCAGCGGTAGCGGCATCAAGAGGCGCGTCCTGAGGAGCCTCCCCGTAGAGGTGTATGGCTCCGGGGAGGACATCGACGACGTGTGCGCCATATGCCTGAGCGAGTTCATGGACGGCGAGAAGGTGCGCGTGCTGCCGCTCTGCGGGCACGGCTTCCACGTCCGCTGCGTCGACGCCTGGCTGGTGTCCCGCGGCTCCTGTCCCACGTGCCGGCAGCCGGTCATCGAAGGCGCGCCCGCGAAGGCGGCGGAGACGAACACGGTCATCACCGTGGTCATCGTGTGA